The Mercurialis annua linkage group LG7, ddMerAnnu1.2, whole genome shotgun sequence genome includes the window ATCCAAGGCTTGCGTCATCTCGACCATCCCGAGTTCGCCCACAGGTGATGGAGCATTCTTCCCACCAATAATCTTGGGAGCAACAAATGCATAAACCTGAAACAAAGAAGTTTTCCTTGAAAAGTAACATTTAGTGAAGTTAAATCCATGTTTTATTAAacctgtaaaaaaattaaattctcagCATGGTATAAGAGGGCAAAGTATTCAAACTACTTGGACCTCTTGGAGTAAGTGATTATTTAGATGTTCGACTAAGTAGTAAGTTTTATGACTGGCCCATGGGGTTACATatgataaaagaattaaaacatCGCTTGTGCTCTCCCTAATCGACATACTTTGGAATAATTTTGAGAGCCAGTAGACCATGGCTAAAAGCCAGGTTGCAGAAAGACCGATATACATGATGCACCAGGTTTTAGGAAAGCTGAGATAATTTTTGCTATTTTCAACTCGTTCAAATTGGAGATCGTGATCAATTTAAGAACTAAGAGTCTAAGATGATGATTAAAGTTCAAATTGTGAAAATACTAATAGAAATCAAAATTCTTAACTTCAATGGAAAAATATCGGGTGAAAGATATCCATGAaaaatttttcaattaaataaatatccTCTAAGTAAGGCCAAGGGCCACCTATACAGAGGTTACAGATATAAACTTAAGATGAATTAAAGGATTGAGAAAAGGATAGACCTTATGTATTACACCAGCAGAAATAGCAGAAGCAGCAAGTGTCCCTCCACACTCCCATAAAACAGAAAGATATCCGCGATCATGGAAATATTCCATAACTTCTTTGGGATTTAAGATTTCAAACTCCACCACTTCAACTCCTTTTGATGCAAGTTGTTTCTGAAAACTCCTCCGGGCACCTCTTTGTGTTGCAACTATAGTAGGAACCTCGGAGATGTCCCAAAGATTGGCTTCTTCAGGAAGATCAAGAGTCTGTGACATTACAATCCGCATTGGCATATGCCCACCGCCATGTCTTGCAGTCAACCGAGGATctgattcaaaaaaattaattagtacaaaaaaattaaaagaaatgcACTACATAAATCAACCATATAGACAAAGTAGTGGTCGAACTTACTATCCCGACGTACAGTATTTCCTCCAACAATAATGGCATCACTGCTTCCCCGCAATTCAAAAACTCGATTCCTTGACTGTCTACTGCTTATCCATGCTGCATGTCCAGAACTAGCAGCAATTTTTCCTATAAGTATCAGAGCATTTAGATAACTCCGGTCTTCAGCAAAcaatttccaaaaaaaaaatgcttTAATTCACAGAAGATCATACGGTTAGCAATTCTCACCATCAAGAGTCATGGCATACTTGAGAACAGAGAAAGGAACTTTAGAAGTAGCTCTAACAATCAAAGGAGCATTGACAAGAAGACATGATTTTCGAGCATCCTACACAAGTGCAATAATGTTATATAAATACCATACATCACAAAATTTAAACAAGTAggtcctaaaaataaaaattacaagagTTCATCTCATGCAACGGTTTGTTAAACGAATGTATATTTGGATGGCTCTTATAATAGCCATAAAGTCCACATtgctttatttatttcaaagaaTGACTCATTTTCTTTATGAGATGGTCATTCTTCTTTCTATTTATGTATTGTTAtctctggcaaaaaaaaaaaatgagcaTTTAGTATAGGGAATctttaattattactttattttttaacattaaatatTCCAACATGGTTAACGCCTCACTGGTTGCATGAATGACATGGCACAACCgtcatattatataattttccgTATCATTAACAAACAAATTACATATATTGAATCTTTTTTTCATAAAAGTTGAAATCAATACCTCAATAATTTTACTCTGAAGATCCTCTCCAAGAACATCAACCTGCAAACCTTGATTTCGTAAAGCACGAATAGAATTACCTTGAAGATGTCTCAATGGATTCCTAATGCCTACCACAACTCTTGTAATCCCTGCCTAATCAAATCCATTAGCCAATCATTAACATTATACAATTTAGCTAATCAAAACAGcaatatcaaattaataaaacaaaaaacaaacctGAACAAGAGAAGAAATAGCAGTATAATCTCCATCGCAATCACCAGGCTCTAAATTAAGATAAGCAGTAGCGCCTTTACTCCACTCTCCAGCCGCCTCCACAGCTTGAAACTCAGCCGGTTTAGTTCCCTGCGCGTAAAGAAATCCCTCTCCGGCGACATTTCCCGATGCAGTTGCTATTACGCAGCCGAAATTCGGATGTGGAGAAGTAAAACCGGAGGATTTGTCAGCTAATTCGGCGGCGCGTTTGATAAACGCGGCGTCGGCGGAGTGAGAGTGAGTGTTGTTGCTGTTGTGATAGAGAAGTGTACTGCAGAGTATAGGTGACGAGCGGAAACAGTTGGATGCTAATGAGTAAACCATATTTTTTAGGTCGTAACCGTTACACTAATTCTATCATTATCATGCCTTACTGCTCTGTGTTTTTGAAGGAGATTCTGGTGGCGGAGCGAGGCGGAGACAGGCAAACGTAATCTGCAACCGTCTTACTGATGTATGGGCTAAATGAATTCCACGGGCCTATTTGAGCTTGGACTAAACCATTAATaatagggctttttatataaaatactgattttggcagcccatttacttttatacagtactagttaaatctttactttacctacctcattttcttactttaataacttttacttcaaatttctttcttttatacgatttttcttatttctctcaatcattcttcttctccatgaTTTCTTTTGAGATGTGAAAAAAAATTTCCACGATTTCTGCTCTTTCgcttccgcctccgccgttccgccgttccgctgttccgcctccgccgttccgctgttccgcctccgccgttccgctGTTCCGCCTCtgccgttccgcctccgccgttccgtttccgtcgtttcgcctccgtcgttttgcctttgtctcgccgcgccatctttcttttatctttttgattttagatctggaatttgttgttctttttttttcattttcagatc containing:
- the LOC126656045 gene encoding riboflavin biosynthesis protein PYRR, chloroplastic isoform X2 — protein: MVYSLASNCFRSSPILCSTLLYHNSNNTHSHSADAAFIKRAAELADKSSGFTSPHPNFGCVIATASGNVAGEGFLYAQGTKPAEFQAVEAAGEWSKGATAYLNLEPGDCDGDYTAISSLVQAGITRVVVGIRNPLRHLQGNSIRALRNQGLQVDVLGEDLQSKIIEDARKSCLLVNAPLIVRATSKVPFSVLKYAMTLDGKIAASSGHAAWISSRQSRNRVFELRGSSDAIIVGGNTVRRDNPRLTARHGGGHMPMRIVMSQTLDLPEEANLWDISEVPTIVATQRGARRSFQKQLASKGVEVVEFEILNPKEVMEYFHDRGYLSVLWECGGTLAASAISAGVIHKVYAFVAPKIIGGKNAPSPVGELGMVEMTQALDLIDVCYEKIGPDMLISGFIQPIPELTPVVPSEDETFAIDPTVSPYESSIIFFYKTWDPYGAFSNFSPHPIQMLDDNGEYVTWSSVEHYYQAHKFAGVNDPDAKDCIERIKSARSPEEAARMGRSMQRQRPNLVRSDWDNVKIDVVYKALKCKFSVYPHLNSMLLSTAGSVLVEASPHDLFWGGGRDGEGLNYLGRLLMRLRSEFLALIQ
- the LOC126656045 gene encoding riboflavin biosynthesis protein PYRR, chloroplastic isoform X1; translation: MVYSLASNCFRSSPILCSTLLYHNSNNTHSHSADAAFIKRAAELADKSSGFTSPHPNFGCVIATASGNVAGEGFLYAQGTKPAEFQAVEAAGEWSKGATAYLNLEPGDCDGDYTAISSLVQAGITRVVVGIRNPLRHLQGNSIRALRNQGLQVDVLGEDLQSKIIEDARKSCLLVNAPLIVRATSKVPFSVLKYAMTLDGKIAASSGHAAWISSRQSRNRVFELRGSSDAIIVGGNTVRRDNPRLTARHGGGHMPMRIVMSQTLDLPEEANLWDISEVPTIVATQRGARRSFQKQLASKGVEVVEFEILNPKEVMEYFHDRGYLSVLWECGGTLAASAISAGVIHKVYAFVAPKIIGGKNAPSPVGELGMVEMTQALDLIDVCYEKIGPDMLISGFIQPIPELTPVVPSEDETFAIDPTVSPYESSIIFFYKTWDPYGAFSNFSPHPIQMLDDNGEYVTWSSVEHYYQAHKFAGVNDPDAKDCIERIKSARSPEEAARMGRSMQRQRPNLVRSDWDNVKIDVVYKALKCKFSVYPHLNSMLLSTAGSVLVEASPHDLFWGGGRDGEGLNYLGRLLMRLRSEFLGESSTSSESTCLVL